A portion of the Oncorhynchus masou masou isolate Uvic2021 chromosome 11, UVic_Omas_1.1, whole genome shotgun sequence genome contains these proteins:
- the LOC135548464 gene encoding myelin protein zero-like protein 2 isoform X1, whose product MYRTWQQFLAFMGLFAVPGVLRVVGMEIFTSKEVEALNGTEVRLKCTFKSKHPVSHSSVAVSWNFRPLNQGAEESVFYYQETAYPPTEGRFKGHAVWSGDILRQDASISLHEVPFTFNGTYTCQVRNLPDVHGINGEVTLRVVHRVSISDIGILAAAIGGTIAIVLVLLGLFMVFKYRNRHASTDMELQGSKLQETRELQERELQARVLQERELQANILQEKKLKASEKERKDPTVW is encoded by the exons GTGTGCTGCGAGTCGTTGGGATGGAGATTTTCACATCCAAGGAGGTGGAGGCGTTGAACGGGACAGAAGTGAGATTGAAGTGCACCTTTAAGTCCAAACACCCAGTGTCCCACTCCTCTGTGGCTGTCTCCTGGAACTTCCGTCCCCTGAACCAGGGAGCTGAGGAGTCG gtgtttTACTATCAGGAGACGGCATACCCCCCTACAGAGGGGCGGTTTAAGGGCCATGCAGTGTGGTCAGGGGACATCCTGAGACAGGACGCCTCCATCAGTCTGCATGAAGTCCCCTTCACCTTCAACGGCACCTACACCTGCCAGGTCCGCAACCTGCCCGACGTCCACGGCATCAATGGAGAGGTCACCCTCAGGGTCGTCCACAgag TCTCCATCTCTGATATAGGCATCCTGGCTGCAGCCATCGGGGGAACCATCGCCATAGTCCTGGTGCTGCTGGGTCTCTTCATGGTGTTTAAGTACCGCAACCGCCATGCCAGCACAGACATGGAGCTGCAGGGGAGCAAACTGCAGGAAACCAGAGAGTTGCAGGAGAGAGAGCTACAGGCCAGGGTCCTACAGGAGAGAGAGTTGCAGGCCAACATCCTACAGGAGAAAAAGCTGAAGGCCAGTGAGAAGGAGCGTAAGGACCCTACAGTGTGGTga
- the LOC135548464 gene encoding myelin protein zero-like protein 2 isoform X2 → MEIFTSKEVEALNGTEVRLKCTFKSKHPVSHSSVAVSWNFRPLNQGAEESVFYYQETAYPPTEGRFKGHAVWSGDILRQDASISLHEVPFTFNGTYTCQVRNLPDVHGINGEVTLRVVHRVSISDIGILAAAIGGTIAIVLVLLGLFMVFKYRNRHASTDMELQGSKLQETRELQERELQARVLQERELQANILQEKKLKASEKERKDPTVW, encoded by the exons ATGGAGATTTTCACATCCAAGGAGGTGGAGGCGTTGAACGGGACAGAAGTGAGATTGAAGTGCACCTTTAAGTCCAAACACCCAGTGTCCCACTCCTCTGTGGCTGTCTCCTGGAACTTCCGTCCCCTGAACCAGGGAGCTGAGGAGTCG gtgtttTACTATCAGGAGACGGCATACCCCCCTACAGAGGGGCGGTTTAAGGGCCATGCAGTGTGGTCAGGGGACATCCTGAGACAGGACGCCTCCATCAGTCTGCATGAAGTCCCCTTCACCTTCAACGGCACCTACACCTGCCAGGTCCGCAACCTGCCCGACGTCCACGGCATCAATGGAGAGGTCACCCTCAGGGTCGTCCACAgag TCTCCATCTCTGATATAGGCATCCTGGCTGCAGCCATCGGGGGAACCATCGCCATAGTCCTGGTGCTGCTGGGTCTCTTCATGGTGTTTAAGTACCGCAACCGCCATGCCAGCACAGACATGGAGCTGCAGGGGAGCAAACTGCAGGAAACCAGAGAGTTGCAGGAGAGAGAGCTACAGGCCAGGGTCCTACAGGAGAGAGAGTTGCAGGCCAACATCCTACAGGAGAAAAAGCTGAAGGCCAGTGAGAAGGAGCGTAAGGACCCTACAGTGTGGTga